Proteins encoded in a region of the Patescibacteria group bacterium genome:
- the greA gene encoding transcription elongation factor GreA, protein MDQLILTSEGLDKLKKELEESMAKRKVIAGKIEHAKSLGDLSENFEYQEAKEDQSFNETRILELEDMIKRAVVSGVAHKGGTINLGSKIKVKINDKLQEFKIVSFNEADPVKGLISNESPLGQAFLGRLVGDKFEVVIPRGKMVCEIIAVE, encoded by the coding sequence ATGGACCAACTAATTTTAACATCAGAAGGATTGGACAAACTTAAAAAAGAACTAGAAGAATCAATGGCAAAGAGAAAGGTTATAGCGGGAAAAATTGAACATGCTAAAAGCTTGGGTGATTTGTCGGAAAATTTTGAATATCAGGAAGCTAAAGAAGACCAGTCATTTAACGAAACCAGGATTTTAGAACTAGAAGATATGATTAAACGCGCAGTTGTTTCCGGCGTAGCGCATAAGGGCGGAACGATCAACCTTGGTTCAAAAATAAAAGTGAAGATAAACGACAAACTTCAAGAGTTCAAAATTGTCAGTTTTAACGAAGCCGACCCGGTAAAAGGTCTTATTTCCAACGAATCGCCACTAGGTCAGGCATTTCTGGGTCGTCTTGTTGGTGATAAATTCGAAGTGGTGATTCCTAGAGGCAAAATGGTTTGTGAAATAATAGCCGTAGAATAG